From a single Sorghum bicolor cultivar BTx623 chromosome 5, Sorghum_bicolor_NCBIv3, whole genome shotgun sequence genomic region:
- the LOC8076776 gene encoding F-box/LRR-repeat protein At3g59190 isoform X3 yields the protein MAEGPAPKKPTSTAGAAASDAFAALPDEILQHVLSFLPAQPAVRTCVLARRWRRLWEGAAGLRITAANAPEPVCKPDDLVSSAELREFVDHLLLLRGGAPLDSCEFMFDVRDDADVPHVNLWIRHVIRCQVRRLELSITREEDPTGLHFYVDNLPLVSRHLRRLELNDTGLNDSFLDLSGCPGFEDLYISNGGFVHAKRISSKSVKHLTVIDSSFNKPVRTVIDVPSVVSLQLEDPWDRTPVLGSMPLLAVAFVRLGTDSIMSLDWCYKSESGDCNDEHCQGCYGLEGDSLNGSNANGAKKNKSVLLNGLSEAKSLVLIDESHKFIFKRDLKCCPMFRMLKTLLLNEYWCVPPDFRELACLLEYSPVLEKLTLQIFFKGPEHKFEIIASYSQMEGSAAISKNLKIVEVKFEVADEGVLKVYNFLQTLNIGFAFYIAAVCYHI from the exons ATGGCTGAGGGGCCAGCGCCCAAGAAACCGACCAGTacggccggcgccgccgcgaGTGACGCCTTCGCCGCCCTCCCTGACGAGATATTGCAGCACGTCCTGTCCTTCCTCCCGGCGCAGCCGGCCGTGCGGACGTGTGTCCTGGCTCGGCGCTGGCGCCGACTCTGGGAAGGCGCCGCGGGCCTGCGCATCACCGCCGCCAACGCACCTGAGCCAGTGTGCAAACCGGATGACCTGGTGTCCTCGGCGGAGCTTCGGGAGTTCGTGGACCACCTGCTCCTCCTCCGTGGTGGCGCGCCGCTTGATAGTTGCGAGTTCATGTTCGATGTGCGCGACGACGCGGACGTGCCCCATGTCAACCTCTGGATCCGGCATGTCATCCGGTGTCAAGTCCGGCGGCTCGAGCTTAGTATCACCCGGGAGGAGGATCCCACGGGCCTTCATTTTTACGTCGACAACCTGCCTCTTGTCTCCAGGCACCTTCGAAGGCTAGAGCTGAACGACACAGGATTGAATGACAGCTTCCTTGATTTATCAGGCTGTCCGGGATTTGAAGACCTATATATCAGCAATGGTGGCTTTGTCCATGCCAAGAGGATCTCATCTAAATCTGTGAAGCACCTGACTGTCATCGATTCCAGCTTCAACAAGCCGGTCCGCACTGTAATTGATGTCCCAAGTGTCGTTTCACTGCAGCTAGAGGACCCATGGGACAGAACTCCTGTGCTTGGGAGCATGCCATTGTTAGCAGTGGCATTTGTCAGACTTGGCACTGATTCTATCATGTCTTTGGATTGGTGCTATAAGTCTGAATCTGGGGATTGCAATGATGAGCACTGCCAAGGGTGTTATGGCCTGGAAGGTGATAGTTTGAATGGTAGCAATGCCAATGGCGCCAAAAAGAACAAATCTGTGCTTCTTAATGGTTTATCAGAAGCTAAGAGTTTGGTCCTGATAGATGAATCCCACAAG TTCATTTTCAAACGAGATTTGAAATGCTGCCCCATGTTCAGAATGTTGAAGACTTTGTTACTAAATGAATATTGGTGTGTGCCTCCTGACTTCCGTGAACTAGCTTGTCTTCTTGAATATTCACCAGTTCTAGAGAAGCTCActcttcaaatttttttcaag GGACCTGAACATAAGTTTGAAATTATTGCAAGCTACAGTCAGATGGAGGGATCTGCTGCAATATCAAAAAACCTTAAGATTGTTGAAGTCAAATTTGAAGTGGCTGACGAGGGAGTTCTGAAAGTTTATAACTTCCTGCAAACACTTAACATAGGTTTTGCTTTCTACATTGCTGCAGTTTGTTATCATATTTGA
- the LOC110435870 gene encoding rRNA 2'-O-methyltransferase fibrillarin-like — protein MYVRARGVARASASCCSRRDTALPCASKQADDAREAEAEAEARGRGGRGGADGEGEGASAQGARVGRGGGGAAGGAGEGRRRGWGRGGGVGAGGAGEGAAARVSFAR, from the coding sequence ATGTACGTACGCGCGCGTGGCGTGGCCCGTGCCTCCGCCTCCTGCTGCAGCCGGCGGGACACTGCTCTCCCGTGCGCGTCCAAGCAAGCCGACGACGCCCGAGAAGCAGAAGCAGAAGCAGAAGCGCGGGGCAGGGGAGGGAGAGGCGGCGCGGATGGGGAAGGGGAGGGGGCGTCGGCGCAGGGGGCGCGGGTAGGCCGAGGAGGGGGCGGCGCCGCGGGTGGGGCAGGGGaggggcggcggcgcgggtgGGGCAGGGGAGGTGGCGTCGGCGCAGGTGGGGCAGGGGAGGGAGCGGCGGCGCGGGTGTCCTTTGCGAGATGA
- the LOC8056309 gene encoding F-box/LRR-repeat protein At3g58930, which translates to MAPLTRRRKQQEEALAAAAPVIALADRLSALPSDVLPQILSFLPAHEALRTCVLARTWRNLWKEKRIFPTRLLITAAFEDPAVQEDVPGFVDRLLDLRLREIKDAPLESCEISCKPLASQNLTRLELANIAFREVDGGGEPDFSSCPVLEDMELVDCLLSAPMTSHSLKRLTVRRCKFWNCCRIRVPRLVSLRLETLTDRGPQLDSMPLLVGAYVYIGHHDVDDDSDDDSSSDPGVTDDDSELDSGDDVDVKADTEKGVVLGALLEFRSLPTAKSCRQRP; encoded by the exons ATGGCGCCTCTCACGAGACGCCGCAAGCAACAAGAAGAAGCCCTCGCGGCGGCGGCTCCGGTGATCGCCCTCGCGGACCGGCTCAGCGCGCTTCCCAGCGACGTCCTCCCACAGATCCTCTCTTTCCTGCCTGCGCACGAGGCCCTGCGGACGTGCGTGCTCGCCCGGACCTGGCGCAACCTCTGGAAGGAGAAGCGCATCTTCCCTACGCGCCTGCTCATCACGGCCGCCTTCGAAGATCCGGCCGTGCAGGAGGACGTCCCAGGCTTCGTGGACCGCCTGCTCGACCTCCGCCTCCGCGAGATCAAGGACGCGCCCCTGGAGAGCTGCGAGATCAG CTGCAAGCCGTTGGCATCCCAGAACTTGACAAGGCTTGAGCTCGCCAACATAGCGTTCAGAGAAGTGGATGGCGGCGGCGAGCCTGACTTCTCAAGCTGCCCTGTTCTCGAAGACATGGAGTTGGTCGATTGCCTACTCAGTGCTCCCATGACCTCCCACTCGCTTAAACGCCTGACCGTCAGACGCTGCAAGTTCTGGAACTGCTGTCGTATTCGTGTTCCACGCCTCGTGTCCCTGCGGCTAGAGACCCTGACTGACAGAGGCCCCCAGCTTGACAGCATGcccttgttggtaggggcataTGTCTACATTGGTCATCACGACGTCGACGATGATTCTGATGATGACAGCTCCTCAGATCCTGGTGTTACTGATGATGATTCTGAATTGGATTCTGGTGATGACGTTGACGTCAAAGCAGATACAGAAAAGGGTGTGGTTCTTGGAGCACTACTGGAATTccgttctttgccgactgctaaaAGCTGTCGGCAAAGGCCCTAA
- the LOC8076776 gene encoding F-box/LRR-repeat protein At3g59200 isoform X2, which translates to MAEGPAPKKPTSTAGAAASDAFAALPDEILQHVLSFLPAQPAVRTCVLARRWRRLWEGAAGLRITAANAPEPVCKPDDLVSSAELREFVDHLLLLRGGAPLDSCEFMFDVRDDADVPHVNLWIRHVIRCQVRRLELSITREEDPTGLHFYVDNLPLVSRHLRRLELNDTGLNDSFLDLSGCPGFEDLYISNGGFVHAKRISSKSVKHLTVIDSSFNKPVRTVIDVPSVVSLQLEDPWDRTPVLGSMPLLAVAFVRLGTDSIMSLDWCYKSESGDCNDEHCQGCYGLEGDSLNGSNANGAKKNKSVLLNGLSEAKSLVLIDESHKFIFKRDLKCCPMFRMLKTLLLNEYWCVPPDFRELACLLEYSPVLEKLTLQIFFKFEIIASYSQMEGSAAISKNLKIVEVKFEVADEGVLKVYNFLQTLNIDFNFDEEEESLVEDVSTTS; encoded by the exons ATGGCTGAGGGGCCAGCGCCCAAGAAACCGACCAGTacggccggcgccgccgcgaGTGACGCCTTCGCCGCCCTCCCTGACGAGATATTGCAGCACGTCCTGTCCTTCCTCCCGGCGCAGCCGGCCGTGCGGACGTGTGTCCTGGCTCGGCGCTGGCGCCGACTCTGGGAAGGCGCCGCGGGCCTGCGCATCACCGCCGCCAACGCACCTGAGCCAGTGTGCAAACCGGATGACCTGGTGTCCTCGGCGGAGCTTCGGGAGTTCGTGGACCACCTGCTCCTCCTCCGTGGTGGCGCGCCGCTTGATAGTTGCGAGTTCATGTTCGATGTGCGCGACGACGCGGACGTGCCCCATGTCAACCTCTGGATCCGGCATGTCATCCGGTGTCAAGTCCGGCGGCTCGAGCTTAGTATCACCCGGGAGGAGGATCCCACGGGCCTTCATTTTTACGTCGACAACCTGCCTCTTGTCTCCAGGCACCTTCGAAGGCTAGAGCTGAACGACACAGGATTGAATGACAGCTTCCTTGATTTATCAGGCTGTCCGGGATTTGAAGACCTATATATCAGCAATGGTGGCTTTGTCCATGCCAAGAGGATCTCATCTAAATCTGTGAAGCACCTGACTGTCATCGATTCCAGCTTCAACAAGCCGGTCCGCACTGTAATTGATGTCCCAAGTGTCGTTTCACTGCAGCTAGAGGACCCATGGGACAGAACTCCTGTGCTTGGGAGCATGCCATTGTTAGCAGTGGCATTTGTCAGACTTGGCACTGATTCTATCATGTCTTTGGATTGGTGCTATAAGTCTGAATCTGGGGATTGCAATGATGAGCACTGCCAAGGGTGTTATGGCCTGGAAGGTGATAGTTTGAATGGTAGCAATGCCAATGGCGCCAAAAAGAACAAATCTGTGCTTCTTAATGGTTTATCAGAAGCTAAGAGTTTGGTCCTGATAGATGAATCCCACAAG TTCATTTTCAAACGAGATTTGAAATGCTGCCCCATGTTCAGAATGTTGAAGACTTTGTTACTAAATGAATATTGGTGTGTGCCTCCTGACTTCCGTGAACTAGCTTGTCTTCTTGAATATTCACCAGTTCTAGAGAAGCTCActcttcaaatttttttcaag TTTGAAATTATTGCAAGCTACAGTCAGATGGAGGGATCTGCTGCAATATCAAAAAACCTTAAGATTGTTGAAGTCAAATTTGAAGTGGCTGACGAGGGAGTTCTGAAAGTTTATAACTTCCTGCAAACACTTAACATAG atttcaattttgatgaAGAAGAGGAGAGTTTGGTAGAAGATGTATCTACTACCTCTTAA
- the LOC8076776 gene encoding F-box/LRR-repeat protein At3g59200 isoform X4 yields MAEGPAPKKPTSTAGAAASDAFAALPDEILQHVLSFLPAQPAVRTCVLARRWRRLWEGAAGLRITAANAPEPVCKPDDLVSSAELREFVDHLLLLRGGAPLDSCEFMFDVRDDADVPHVNLWIRHVIRCQVRRLELSITREEDPTGLHFYVDNLPLVSRHLRRLELNDTGLNDSFLDLSGCPGFEDLYISNGGFVHAKRISSKSVKHLTVIDSSFNKPVRTVIDVPSVVSLQLEDPWDRTPVLGSMPLLAVAFVRLGTDSIMSLDWCYKSESGDCNDEHCQGCYGLEGDSLNGSNANGAKKNKSVLLNGLSEAKSLVLIDESHKFIFKRDLKCCPMFRMLKTLLLNEYWCVPPDFRELACLLEYSPVLEKLTLQIFFKISILMKKRRVW; encoded by the exons ATGGCTGAGGGGCCAGCGCCCAAGAAACCGACCAGTacggccggcgccgccgcgaGTGACGCCTTCGCCGCCCTCCCTGACGAGATATTGCAGCACGTCCTGTCCTTCCTCCCGGCGCAGCCGGCCGTGCGGACGTGTGTCCTGGCTCGGCGCTGGCGCCGACTCTGGGAAGGCGCCGCGGGCCTGCGCATCACCGCCGCCAACGCACCTGAGCCAGTGTGCAAACCGGATGACCTGGTGTCCTCGGCGGAGCTTCGGGAGTTCGTGGACCACCTGCTCCTCCTCCGTGGTGGCGCGCCGCTTGATAGTTGCGAGTTCATGTTCGATGTGCGCGACGACGCGGACGTGCCCCATGTCAACCTCTGGATCCGGCATGTCATCCGGTGTCAAGTCCGGCGGCTCGAGCTTAGTATCACCCGGGAGGAGGATCCCACGGGCCTTCATTTTTACGTCGACAACCTGCCTCTTGTCTCCAGGCACCTTCGAAGGCTAGAGCTGAACGACACAGGATTGAATGACAGCTTCCTTGATTTATCAGGCTGTCCGGGATTTGAAGACCTATATATCAGCAATGGTGGCTTTGTCCATGCCAAGAGGATCTCATCTAAATCTGTGAAGCACCTGACTGTCATCGATTCCAGCTTCAACAAGCCGGTCCGCACTGTAATTGATGTCCCAAGTGTCGTTTCACTGCAGCTAGAGGACCCATGGGACAGAACTCCTGTGCTTGGGAGCATGCCATTGTTAGCAGTGGCATTTGTCAGACTTGGCACTGATTCTATCATGTCTTTGGATTGGTGCTATAAGTCTGAATCTGGGGATTGCAATGATGAGCACTGCCAAGGGTGTTATGGCCTGGAAGGTGATAGTTTGAATGGTAGCAATGCCAATGGCGCCAAAAAGAACAAATCTGTGCTTCTTAATGGTTTATCAGAAGCTAAGAGTTTGGTCCTGATAGATGAATCCCACAAG TTCATTTTCAAACGAGATTTGAAATGCTGCCCCATGTTCAGAATGTTGAAGACTTTGTTACTAAATGAATATTGGTGTGTGCCTCCTGACTTCCGTGAACTAGCTTGTCTTCTTGAATATTCACCAGTTCTAGAGAAGCTCActcttcaaatttttttcaag atttcaattttgatgaAGAAGAGGAGAGTTTGGTAG
- the LOC8076776 gene encoding F-box/LRR-repeat protein At3g59190 isoform X1 → MAEGPAPKKPTSTAGAAASDAFAALPDEILQHVLSFLPAQPAVRTCVLARRWRRLWEGAAGLRITAANAPEPVCKPDDLVSSAELREFVDHLLLLRGGAPLDSCEFMFDVRDDADVPHVNLWIRHVIRCQVRRLELSITREEDPTGLHFYVDNLPLVSRHLRRLELNDTGLNDSFLDLSGCPGFEDLYISNGGFVHAKRISSKSVKHLTVIDSSFNKPVRTVIDVPSVVSLQLEDPWDRTPVLGSMPLLAVAFVRLGTDSIMSLDWCYKSESGDCNDEHCQGCYGLEGDSLNGSNANGAKKNKSVLLNGLSEAKSLVLIDESHKFIFKRDLKCCPMFRMLKTLLLNEYWCVPPDFRELACLLEYSPVLEKLTLQIFFKGPEHKFEIIASYSQMEGSAAISKNLKIVEVKFEVADEGVLKVYNFLQTLNIDFNFDEEEESLVEDVSTTS, encoded by the exons ATGGCTGAGGGGCCAGCGCCCAAGAAACCGACCAGTacggccggcgccgccgcgaGTGACGCCTTCGCCGCCCTCCCTGACGAGATATTGCAGCACGTCCTGTCCTTCCTCCCGGCGCAGCCGGCCGTGCGGACGTGTGTCCTGGCTCGGCGCTGGCGCCGACTCTGGGAAGGCGCCGCGGGCCTGCGCATCACCGCCGCCAACGCACCTGAGCCAGTGTGCAAACCGGATGACCTGGTGTCCTCGGCGGAGCTTCGGGAGTTCGTGGACCACCTGCTCCTCCTCCGTGGTGGCGCGCCGCTTGATAGTTGCGAGTTCATGTTCGATGTGCGCGACGACGCGGACGTGCCCCATGTCAACCTCTGGATCCGGCATGTCATCCGGTGTCAAGTCCGGCGGCTCGAGCTTAGTATCACCCGGGAGGAGGATCCCACGGGCCTTCATTTTTACGTCGACAACCTGCCTCTTGTCTCCAGGCACCTTCGAAGGCTAGAGCTGAACGACACAGGATTGAATGACAGCTTCCTTGATTTATCAGGCTGTCCGGGATTTGAAGACCTATATATCAGCAATGGTGGCTTTGTCCATGCCAAGAGGATCTCATCTAAATCTGTGAAGCACCTGACTGTCATCGATTCCAGCTTCAACAAGCCGGTCCGCACTGTAATTGATGTCCCAAGTGTCGTTTCACTGCAGCTAGAGGACCCATGGGACAGAACTCCTGTGCTTGGGAGCATGCCATTGTTAGCAGTGGCATTTGTCAGACTTGGCACTGATTCTATCATGTCTTTGGATTGGTGCTATAAGTCTGAATCTGGGGATTGCAATGATGAGCACTGCCAAGGGTGTTATGGCCTGGAAGGTGATAGTTTGAATGGTAGCAATGCCAATGGCGCCAAAAAGAACAAATCTGTGCTTCTTAATGGTTTATCAGAAGCTAAGAGTTTGGTCCTGATAGATGAATCCCACAAG TTCATTTTCAAACGAGATTTGAAATGCTGCCCCATGTTCAGAATGTTGAAGACTTTGTTACTAAATGAATATTGGTGTGTGCCTCCTGACTTCCGTGAACTAGCTTGTCTTCTTGAATATTCACCAGTTCTAGAGAAGCTCActcttcaaatttttttcaag GGACCTGAACATAAGTTTGAAATTATTGCAAGCTACAGTCAGATGGAGGGATCTGCTGCAATATCAAAAAACCTTAAGATTGTTGAAGTCAAATTTGAAGTGGCTGACGAGGGAGTTCTGAAAGTTTATAACTTCCTGCAAACACTTAACATAG atttcaattttgatgaAGAAGAGGAGAGTTTGGTAGAAGATGTATCTACTACCTCTTAA